The Raphanus sativus cultivar WK10039 chromosome 2, ASM80110v3, whole genome shotgun sequence DNA segment TTAAATGCATAGACAATCACATGTAAACAATATTGAACAATACGATTCAACATACAATCAATCTCAGGCAATCCACTGATGAGGAGCTCGAGCTCTTTATCATTAAAAATGGATACGAGCTCACGAGGTATCAACTCATTAAAGCCTTCAAGGAAGGCGTTGATTTGAGGCCGAATCGCATTGGTAAGTATATGTCCGGCCACAAGGTCGACATATTCATGTTTTGTATCTTCTGTCACCCGTATGTTTCGTCCTCCAGGTTTAAGCTCATAGTCCGTCACCTTTTTTCAGTTAAAATAAAACGAACAATTCAATACGACGGTATAATGAACAGAAAAGcaaacatttattttatcacACACCTCAGTCTTTTCGTAAAGAATGTGTTTTTCCTCATCTGCGTCCATACTAAATGTGAGATCGAGTATGTCATTCACATCATTCTGAATGAACAGAAAAAGGGTCAAAGATGCTAACTTCAATTTCTTGacctttttaataataaagaagaAGGTAAAATTAAGACTAGCTCCACAAACCTCTAACAGCCACTTCAAATTCTTGTAGTAATCAGGATCCACGGCCTCGATGTCATGATAAGTCACCTTCACACCGAGTATGTGTTTATAAAAGGAACGAGTGAAATAAACATCCAAAAGCTGCCCATCAAACAACGCCTTCGCCACCTGCAATGACATCACAAACACATCAGATAGACCCAAAAAACAAACAATTGGATCACTGCAACGACAAGATCCTGCTATTACCATGCGACCAACAAATTTGAAGTATGACAGATGCTCGGTTTGGTAAACAGAATTGGGATTAGGCTGGAAGGTGGCATCATTTCCAACGGTGGTGAAAAGCAACGCTCCTTTGTCAAATATAACTCTTGACAGTAACTGATACCATTCTCTTGTAAGACCACCAGCATCAATACCTTCCTCACCTTGAAACTGCACATTCAGACGTCCTTTCAGATCCTGTGGGGAGCGCATGCGTAACTGGTTGTATGAATCTTCCAACAAATAAGCTCGGCGGACGCTAATCCGCAATGGCCCAGAAATGTGTTGATCATGCTGGTGTCTTATCCTTGATCTGAAGTAGACTTTCTTGTTATCAAAATCAATCAGCCTTGGTGCCTTGAGCATCACTGAAAGGGACTTCTCCAGTAAACTTGGATTTTGCCTAACAAACGAATTCAACAGTCGCCTATGCTTCTCCGCAAACTTTGAAAAGGTAAAAGAGCCATCAGTTTTTTTCTGAGACTCTGCACTGGTTTTAGATGATGAACTGTGAGAAGACTCCTTTACTTCTCCCGCTGTCACATTCCCATGATCCTGCTGTAATATTGACGGAGTTTGAATTTTCTCACAGAGAACAAAGAAAGCCTCAATAAGAGGTAAGAGCCTTTGAGTTCCTGGAGAAAGAGAGGACGGAGGAGAGACCCCTAGGACATGATCACCGGAGTTTGCATTGGAAACGGTTGTTGTAGCGGCAGTATGATCCAGCTGCAACTCATTCATGCTGATGCACTGGCTAAGTTCTTGCCAAAGGGGCTCCAATGCCACGTTTAGTCTCTGCATGATGTTCTGTTCCTCTTGCTCTGTTTCCTTTTCGGTTCCCACGTTGCTATTATCAATAGGGGAAGTTAGTGAGCTAAGCACTTGTAGAACACGGAGAATTGAAGCACCTGCCATGGAACCTGTACTATGACTAATCTTCTGCGTATTGCTCAGTGTTGCTAGCTCACGCACAGTTGAGGCACTCAAACCACTTGCCAATTGTGAGAGTTCTTTTGTGAAAAACTTGCGATGGGCCACATCTATGGCAGCCAGCTTCTTTAATACCTCTCCTGCTAATGAGTAAATTTTATCCGATAACCTGTAAGGTATTAAAAAATGTGTCAATCTAAAGAATTCAGGGATATAACTGAAACCAGGGATAACAAAACACCTACGTTATGTAGACTactacataaataaatataagaagAAAGAGTGAAGTAAGGAAATCAATTAACAAACGAAAAGAGAGGTTCTTACCCTTCATATCCAAGTAGAAGGCAAAGATTGCAGAGATCTGACTCTGGCAACTGAAggaatatgttatatatatcaGTACAGTTCTTCCTACTTTCCACAGATAGCTCAGCATCACCCAGTAACTCAGGTTCTGCATCTTTTTGTGTTTCAATCGAAGCTTCTTCCCCAACCGGATTCTTCTCTGATTTCTCAGGTATTCCTGAGGACGGAGACCAACCCTCAATTCGGGATGCTGCTGTGTAGACAATTACTTGCAGTAAACCCATGACCTGAAACATACAGAACACTTATCTTGTAGATAGACAATACTGATAAAATAAGAATCACAAAAACTATCTAGAGACTGTAGCGAGAAGATTCCTACTCTGCAAATCATGCTGAACATACCAGTGCTAGATGAGATGTACTTTGCAAAAGCTGAGGCCGATTAAGCAATTTTAGGAAGACAACCAGAGGTATCTCCAGATTCTGAGTGTCTGTCGCATGAGTAGCTTTCTCCTTACCCTTGCCTTCACAGACAGTGGGTTTCTGGGACAGCAGTGACGAATCAAAGTAAAATAACATGTCAGCAACAGCCGAATGATTCGTAGCCAAATAGGTCAAAACCTCAAGCACCCGACGGAATACTAAAGGAGGAAGACCTGTGTTAGGAACAAATAAAGTCAGACTATGCTCTGGAAGCCAGCATGAATAGTAACAACGAATATCAATAGGAAGTACTACCATTCAACAGCTGGGATCGTCCATAAACAACATTTGATTGACATCCATAGAGTCGTTGCGGATTACTTATCGCCAACTCGCTCGGTGATGTATCCATCTCTGGCCTAATCATATCCAATAAAATCTGAACCAAGTTTGCTCTTGTAACACTGTGAGCACATAGATTTAATAGAAGTCTCTGCAGAAGGCCTTTCCCTAGCGGCTGatacattaaaataacatcatCGTGAGAAGCTATAAATACATAAGATAGTTCCATTAGAATAGTCAATTAGGCGTTTAGAAATAAGAACcaaaattattgatttatttctTTGCCAGAAAGGGGTAGGGAAAAAACTAGGAATGCATCTTTACCTGTGCAAGTCGTAGTAGCCTAATAAGAGATTTCAAAGCATCAGCATCCACAAGAGGTGTTCCTTCCATCTCTTTTACTCTCGAGCCATCTGCAGAAGATGAAACATTCCTCTGACCAATACTGACTCCAACACCCCTGTCCATACCCGTCAGTCTATTGTAACCCAAACCATTCCTTCGATTACTCAGCCTATGGCTACTTCCAAAAAGATTACGAGCCTGATAGTGACTCATTGCTCGGTCTCTGAGCATCCGCGCTTCCGCAAGCAAAGGTGAAGGCAAAGCTGCCAAAACTGCTTCCGAAGAAGTTAAGAGAACCTGAAAGTAGAGATACAAGTCTCTTTCACGTTACAACCAGCTCCTAATTCAAATCCAATTACAAAATTCAAATCAAGCTAGAGATACAAACCTCTTCACGCAAATCAGCAGGTAGAGTAGCAATAATTGAGGCGTTATCCATGTCAACTGGTTGTCCTTGTGACTGTTGTACCATCCTTTGGGCTCTTTGTTGAGCAAGAACTTCGGTTTGGATATCTGGGGGAAGGGCTGCCAAAAATTCAGGATCTATGTCGTCTACTGCAGGGGGTTCATAAGTTGGAGGCTGGACAGACTGAGCTTGCTGGGAAGCAAGGACTTCTGCCCGCAAATCTTCAGGGAGCGCATCCAAAAAGGTAGGATCAATGGAATTTTCTCCAGGTGCCCCACCGTCCAAGCTACCTTCAGCAACTTGTACATCATTCCTTGCATCTTGTGTAGCTTCCATGGATAAGAGCTCATTGTTGTCACGAGCCAAGAGTGAAGGTTCCACACTGTGATTTCCCTCTACATCATCACTACTCATATCTACATCCACACTTGGTTGGCAATTAGAATTAGGATCATTTACTGGAAGAGGCATCCCCGTACCAGACACGTTTTGAATACTATACGTATCAGATTGATCCTCGGCAGTGGAGACATGATTCACTGCTTCGAGGCCTGCTTGCTCATTAGGTACTCCATCACCTTCCCCAACTTCCATTCCGTCATTCTCATTTAGTGTACTGTTCAGAGGAAGAGGCTGCATAAGTTCATGCTCCGGTGGACATTCACCTGCATCTTGGACGACAGGAGAAGCTAGATTAGCTTGATCTTGCGAGATACTTCCAGCTGTTACACCAGGTGGGTTATTGACATTGTCATGGTTATTCAACAGTTCAGGCGCTTCGTTCTGTTGACCCGCGTCATTACTATCTCCCAAAACGGTTTCGCTTTCAACAGATGGATGATGCTGCTGCTCTTGGACTTCTGTGCTATTTATTTCCCTTTCGACAATAGTATCTGCTGGAGCACAAACTCGAAGGTTGGAAATAAAATGTTCTTCTATCAACTGGGCAATCGACGCAGATTGGCTACTTGGCTGAGGATGACCTATATCAGTCCAACGACTGTCACCAACCCCTCTTCTTGATGAATCCATACCCAAAACAGAATAGTCAGTCAAAGGAGGAGGTGCCAAACTACCTCCTGAACGATCACTGAAAGGATTGCCTGGTACTTGATCAAACGGTAAGACTGGTGTATCAAACATGTAAAACTGTGCTACATCATAGTTTCCCGCTTCTGATTGTCTGGGTAAACTGCCAGCACTTGCTGAAACTGAGGCTGTATTGTTAGTTTGCAAAGGTCTCGAGAAGAGCGGATGCTGAAAGCCATGTACTTCTGAAGCAGATCGATCAAAAGATCTGCCTGTTTGACGTCTACGCTCAAAACCCAAGGGTCTCCGCAGAGCAAACAGATCGTCCACATTCACTCCTTCAAACGGCTCCGCTGTAATATCATCAATAAAACCGTTTCCACCACCAGATCTCCCAAGAATTTGAAAGTGGTCTAGCCCATCAAGAGCTTCCCTCCACCGCACCTCTATTACACGATTCTCATGGAAATCATCCTCATCTTCGTCAATCATGTCATCATTATATTCATCTTGAAGGCCAGTATCTTCAGGGTCTTCCACATCAGTTCCAGCAAGAGACATAACACCAGCTCCATCTTCCACTAAATCTGCATCCTCATCATCCTCCCCTTCGTCTCCCATGTCATCATCTCCATCATCTTCGTCCCTATTTTCAACATGAAAACTCATTTCGATTTGATCACCCTCAATCTCTTCTCGCATGAAATCCATCTGAATAGGTTCAGGCAGTGTAGCCGCTGTCGCCGCCTCGCCTTCTATCCTCATCTCCTGAGGCATAACTTGGGTTCGACTCAAACCCCTTTCACCTTCGCTTTGAGAAGAAACTTGAGACAACTCTTGTCCATTCTCTGCTGCATCAGTTACTTGCTGTAGACAGCCATTGTTCTGGTTTGGCACATCGGCTTCAGCCTCAGTTGGAGTTCCAAGACTGTCATGTCTCTCATTAGAATCTGTGTTCCTTTTCCCGTCTGGTCCTTCTGATTTTAGCTGCTCGGCAGTATTTGCAGCCCTCGTCAGTGTCTCGAGAGACTTGAGAATAAGTGTGACAAGCTTTGGAGCATCAGGGTGGTCAAGATCAATCACGTGAAGAATGCTGGTCAGACATTGGATAGTTCCCCCATCTATCATGCTCTTTGCAACATCAGGTGAGCAACCACAACCAGGTAAGTTGCTGGAAGAAGAATTCTTCATTAAGATCGAATAAACCAGGTTGGCAAAAGCAAGAACTCTTTTATCAGGCAACAGAACACTTTGACTAGAACTCTTTCCCAATAAAGCAAACCCAGATAAAACTCTCAAAAGCTCACTGATTATTCTTCTACGTCCTTCACTGGAACGGCTGCACAAAACGACCAGAAACCAAGACGCTTTTTCAGACAACTTCTCCTTCCATTCTTCAGGTCCAACAAGCTTTTCGAGAGATATAGGAAGCAATCGATGAATGACATGGTAGATTAACCCTCCATTGCCAGGAGAATCATCATGCAGATTGGTTCCCCGAAGCTGAGATATCTCTGTATCCTGTCTCAGTATGACACCGGCACCATGCAAGTACATGAGAACAATATCACTCAACAACTTCAATATAAATGTTACCCTGGCCAATTcttcagatttttcagatccaAGTTCTGCCTTCTCCGGATCACCAACTTTTGATTTACCCTTTACTTTAATTGCTGGCTCATCGACCTCCATCGAGATTAAACCAGTTTCAACATCTGCATGCCTCTTCACCCCAGGAAAACTTAAGACAATGTCAATAAGCTGATCGATAACTTGAACGAAGTTAGGAGAGACTCTTCTGTGGCTTTTTGAACATTTCCCGGACCCATCATGAAGcttattttcagatattccaaGGGGTTCGTTCAAAGATAACCCATGGTCACTGCCAGAAACTTTTGGCTTTTCTTTTTCCTTCGACAGTATCACAAAGTCCCTCCCTCCTGATGACTCAAGCAGACAAGTAGAAGCCACAGCTTTCATAAACACCACAGGATCTCTTGATATTACCGGTGCCATTGTTGTCAGAAATGTCAGAGGTAATATCTTACCTATATGTCTCTTCCCACACAAGGTCTGTCGTATTTCTGATTCCATGGCAATTTGGAGTGTTTGTGGATCTTCAACCAGATGCCGTACGATAACAGACGCAAAAGTATCATACCCAGGGAAAAAGCAATTTTTGGGAAGATTAAAAAGTGAAGATAAGCCTCCATTTTCCAGAAACTGGATAGCTAAAGCATGAGATTTTGTTAGACGAGCACATAACTGAAGAGCAGCCTGCATGATCATTGCTGGAACACACTGCTTTATAAGGCCACATGCGATTAGTAGAGCTTTTCGACCCTCTTCCATGGCCAGATAGCCTGTAGATTTTCCAAAAATTGATTCCAAGGCCTCATTTGAATCCCCGTTAGCAACATCAAAAGATAACGCTTTCTTTAAAGCTGCTGAGTCTTGCTGACAACCGCTTAGCTTTAAAGATCCACGTTGATTTTCTTCCACACTTTCAGACGAGATTCTAGTCTGTGCCTGCAACATCATGCTCAAGATAAGAAGCAAAGCACTAATGCATTTTGGAGCCAGAATCTTAATTCCAGATTCACTCTTTAGCTTGAACTCTGTTAAGATATCAATTACTACAGTCACAATACCATCCTGTGCAGCAATTTCTCTGGTGTGATCATCCTCTGAGAGAACTAATGCTAGAATGTGTGGTATCATAGTCAACGCACCAGCATCCTTGGAGAAATCAAGTTGTACTAGCTTCAATTGCTGAATAAGATAAGAAATGATTTTCGGTCGATCCTCTCCTTTGTTTCGGCTACAGAGTGTTACAAACAAATCCATCAGTGGAAAAGCCATAGAATCATCACTCTGAAATAACTTCACTGATGCAGCAATAACTTCATCACTAGATGGTTTTTTTGGAACCAATTCTTCCGGCAGAACATCTACTAATTTTTCTGAACCATCAAGTTTTGGAGTTTCAGATGCATTGCCAAGAGATAGTGCCAGTGCTTGAGCCAGCTCATTATCTTCTTGCACAGGATCCTCAGGATTGGTAACCAACCACTCCATAGCCATTTCAACATTGTTTGTTCCAACTCTTCTTAACGCGTCTTCTGCTCTTGACCTTGAAAATCCCATTTCAACAATTGTACCAACAATGTTTTCATCAGGCTGTAGGGGCAAGGCTCTTTGGTTTGTACCCCGGGTAACACCACCTCGATTTTGTGTAGCATCCACAACACCCGAGTATATATGTGTAACAAGGGAGGTAACTGAAGCCACAAAACTAGGATTGCAATTGGGAAACATAGGATGGTTCCATACAGGTAATATGACATCCAGGACCTGAGACTGCAGAACTCGCACGAAAGTCTCGGGTTCCCTTGGTACAGGAAAAAGTCCGATCGACAAACCAATTGAAGCTTGCTCTTGCTGGACAAGGAGTTGCGTTTGAGAAGTGGGGGCTGGAGATAAAAGAACTGTAGAGTTAACAAAATAGTCCAGTGCTCGGCAATAGTTTTGTAGAGTATCCACCAGCCACGCACTGTGAGACCATGTGTTCCTTTCACCGGGTTTCTCATTCTCAGTTCCAGATGCAGGAATAGAAAACAGCACTGTCCAAAGCAACTGGCTTGTTGCTTCAAATGTGGTGAGAAGTTGCTTAAATGTTCCATGGACGTAAAAACTATTTACCATAGCTGTGAAGCATACCCTTCTTCGAGAATCAAATGTTAGTGAAGTCATGTCATCAACCACTTTTCCAAGGTACCGGCATTTGCATTTTACGGACAGAGAGCTGTCAAGCCCAGTAGTAACACTATACCCCACGAAGTTGAGAGCTTCAAGAAATACTTTAGCTAGGGCAGTACCAAGCGTCTTAGATGCTGAACTCAATGGTGCTCCATCAATTCTGCGACGATTAGAAGAAGTGAATCCTTTCACAAGGGCAGTGAAAAAATAACGTAGGGTACTATTCAGCCTGTCCAAAATTTCAACAACGAGAACTTCAGTGCTTTTCTTATTCAGCTCATGGGAAGATGACGTTTCTGGTAGATCAAGTGGAATCTCAGAATCAAAATTAAAAGGCTCCAGGTGTCGACGAGCTCTCCCACCCCTCATTCGGGCTACTGCATGTCGTGTACGACCATGAATACCTTCGCCAGCACGCACAACGGACATATATTCACGATCCCCACGCCAAATGGACTGAGAGCTACTGCTTCTAATGGATACAGGGTTCCTGCATCTAACTGTTGAAGCATTGCTTGagtcctcatcattctctcttTCAGTAGTACTTGATGATGCTGAAACTGAATTATCAGGTCCTCCATCAACACTTTTTGTTTCGTCATCCTGGGTATCACCACTTAAAGCCATCTGCCAAATCATTTCTTTGTATGTTATACCAAGTGCTTTCAGTACATCAGCATCAGCAGCACTTAATTCCGAGATAGCCGAAGACGTTCCTTTCAACAAAAAGTTGGAGAGAGACAACATGCTTTCTAGGCAAGAAAGGGATCTCAAAA contains these protein-coding regions:
- the LOC108839668 gene encoding E3 ubiquitin-protein ligase UPL1 isoform X1, producing MKMGFGVGCCAKVKTEPPEIKSFINAVTAVPLDQIHEPLSSFRWEFGKGDFHHWVDLFNHFDTYFEKHIKGRKDLHIEEDFEESGPSFPKDAVLQVLRVIRIVLENCTNKHFYSSYEQHLSLLLASTDADVVEACLQTLAAFLKRQIGKYSIRDASLNSKLFSLAQGWGGKEEGLGLTSCATENSCDQVSHQLGCTLHFEFYACNELSELPGGLQVIHVPDVSLRAESDVELLNKLVIDHNVPPSLRFALLTRLRFARAFPSLSTRQQFTCIRLYAVIVLVQASGDTENVVSFFNGEPEFVNELVTMVSYEDTVPERIRILCLLSLVALSQDRTRQPTVLIAVTSGGHRGLLSGLMQKAIDSVIRNTSKLSLAFAEALLSLVTVLVSSSSGCSAMREAGLIPTLVPLIKDTDPQHLHLVSTAVHILEAFMDYSNPAAALFRDLGGLDDTIFRLKLEVSRTEDDAKDKNCNPDSNGRYSHSLGSSLNRSDAEQLPYSESFILYHRKLLLKALLRAISLGTYAPGNTNLYGSEESLLPECLCIIFRRAKDFGGGVFSLAATVMSDLIHKDPTCFNALDSAGLTSAFLDAICDEVICSAEAITCIPQCLDALCLNSSGLQAVKDQNALRCFIKIFTSPSYLRALTGDTPGSLSSGLDELLRHQSSLRTYGVDMFIEILNSILIIGSGMDATTSVSANVAIDAATVPMEIDADEKSLAVPYEAEPSSDIASANIELFLPDCVCNVARLFETVLQNAEVCSLFVEKKGIDAVLQLFCLPLMPLSASLGQGFSVAFKKFSPQHSAGLSRTVCSYLREHLNSTNDLLLAIKGTQLLKLESAVQMKILRSLSCLESMLSLSNFLLKGTSSAISELSAADADVLKALGITYKEMIWQMALSGDTQDDETKSVDGGPDNSVSASSSTTERENDEDSSNASTVRCRNPVSIRSSSSQSIWRGDREYMSVVRAGEGIHGRTRHAVARMRGGRARRHLEPFNFDSEIPLDLPETSSSHELNKKSTEVLVVEILDRLNSTLRYFFTALVKGFTSSNRRRIDGAPLSSASKTLGTALAKVFLEALNFVGYSVTTGLDSSLSVKCKCRYLGKVVDDMTSLTFDSRRRVCFTAMVNSFYVHGTFKQLLTTFEATSQLLWTVLFSIPASGTENEKPGERNTWSHSAWLVDTLQNYCRALDYFVNSTVLLSPAPTSQTQLLVQQEQASIGLSIGLFPVPREPETFVRVLQSQVLDVILPVWNHPMFPNCNPSFVASVTSLVTHIYSGVVDATQNRGGVTRGTNQRALPLQPDENIVGTIVEMGFSRSRAEDALRRVGTNNVEMAMEWLVTNPEDPVQEDNELAQALALSLGNASETPKLDGSEKLVDVLPEELVPKKPSSDEVIAASVKLFQSDDSMAFPLMDLFVTLCSRNKGEDRPKIISYLIQQLKLVQLDFSKDAGALTMIPHILALVLSEDDHTREIAAQDGIVTVVIDILTEFKLKSESGIKILAPKCISALLLILSMMLQAQTRISSESVEENQRGSLKLSGCQQDSAALKKALSFDVANGDSNEALESIFGKSTGYLAMEEGRKALLIACGLIKQCVPAMIMQAALQLCARLTKSHALAIQFLENGGLSSLFNLPKNCFFPGYDTFASVIVRHLVEDPQTLQIAMESEIRQTLCGKRHIGKILPLTFLTTMAPVISRDPVVFMKAVASTCLLESSGGRDFVILSKEKEKPKVSGSDHGLSLNEPLGISENKLHDGSGKCSKSHRRVSPNFVQVIDQLIDIVLSFPGVKRHADVETGLISMEVDEPAIKVKGKSKVGDPEKAELGSEKSEELARVTFILKLLSDIVLMYLHGAGVILRQDTEISQLRGTNLHDDSPGNGGLIYHVIHRLLPISLEKLVGPEEWKEKLSEKASWFLVVLCSRSSEGRRRIISELLRVLSGFALLGKSSSQSVLLPDKRVLAFANLVYSILMKNSSSSNLPGCGCSPDVAKSMIDGGTIQCLTSILHVIDLDHPDAPKLVTLILKSLETLTRAANTAEQLKSEGPDGKRNTDSNERHDSLGTPTEAEADVPNQNNGCLQQVTDAAENGQELSQVSSQSEGERGLSRTQVMPQEMRIEGEAATAATLPEPIQMDFMREEIEGDQIEMSFHVENRDEDDGDDDMGDEGEDDEDADLVEDGAGVMSLAGTDVEDPEDTGLQDEYNDDMIDEDEDDFHENRVIEVRWREALDGLDHFQILGRSGGGNGFIDDITAEPFEGVNVDDLFALRRPLGFERRRQTGRSFDRSASEVHGFQHPLFSRPLQTNNTASVSASAGSLPRQSEAGNYDVAQFYMFDTPVLPFDQVPGNPFSDRSGGSLAPPPLTDYSVLGMDSSRRGVGDSRWTDIGHPQPSSQSASIAQLIEEHFISNLRVCAPADTIVEREINSTEVQEQQHHPSVESETVLGDSNDAGQQNEAPELLNNHDNVNNPPGVTAGSISQDQANLASPVVQDAGECPPEHELMQPLPLNSTLNENDGMEVGEGDGVPNEQAGLEAVNHVSTAEDQSDTYSIQNVSGTGMPLPVNDPNSNCQPSVDVDMSSDDVEGNHSVEPSLLARDNNELLSMEATQDARNDVQVAEGSLDGGAPGENSIDPTFLDALPEDLRAEVLASQQAQSVQPPTYEPPAVDDIDPEFLAALPPDIQTEVLAQQRAQRMVQQSQGQPVDMDNASIIATLPADLREEVLLTSSEAVLAALPSPLLAEARMLRDRAMSHYQARNLFGSSHRLSNRRNGLGYNRLTGMDRGVGVSIGQRNVSSSADGSRVKEMEGTPLVDADALKSLIRLLRLAQPLGKGLLQRLLLNLCAHSVTRANLVQILLDMIRPEMDTSPSELAISNPQRLYGCQSNVVYGRSQLLNGLPPLVFRRVLEVLTYLATNHSAVADMLFYFDSSLLSQKPTVCEGKGKEKATHATDTQNLEIPLVVFLKLLNRPQLLQSTSHLALVMGLLQVIVYTAASRIEGWSPSSGIPEKSEKNPVGEEASIETQKDAEPELLGDAELSVESRKNCTDIYNIFLQLPESDLCNLCLLLGYEGLSDKIYSLAGEVLKKLAAIDVAHRKFFTKELSQLASGLSASTVRELATLSNTQKISHSTGSMAGASILRVLQVLSSLTSPIDNSNVGTEKETEQEEQNIMQRLNVALEPLWQELSQCISMNELQLDHTAATTTVSNANSGDHVLGVSPPSSLSPGTQRLLPLIEAFFVLCEKIQTPSILQQDHGNVTAGEVKESSHSSSSKTSAESQKKTDGSFTFSKFAEKHRRLLNSFVRQNPSLLEKSLSVMLKAPRLIDFDNKKVYFRSRIRHQHDQHISGPLRISVRRAYLLEDSYNQLRMRSPQDLKGRLNVQFQGEEGIDAGGLTREWYQLLSRVIFDKGALLFTTVGNDATFQPNPNSVYQTEHLSYFKFVGRMVAKALFDGQLLDVYFTRSFYKHILGVKVTYHDIEAVDPDYYKNLKWLLENDVNDILDLTFSMDADEEKHILYEKTEVTDYELKPGGRNIRVTEDTKHEYVDLVAGHILTNAIRPQINAFLEGFNELIPRELVSIFNDKELELLISGLPEIDFDDLKANTEYTSYAAGSPVIHWFWEVVKAFSKEDMARFLQFVTGTSKVPLEGFKALQGISGPQRLQIHKAYGGPERLPSAHTCFNQLDLPEYPSKEQLQERLLLAIHEASEGFGFA